GCTATTGCATCTGCTATTTGTTCCCAGTGGCTGCAGGCAAACTAGAGGGATGAAAGGGTCTTGCCACTACTTCAtaactttactttactttttcttttcttttttttttctcgacATGTCACTCCATTTCTTATCAAAGATTCAATGGGACATGGTTATCTTAATAAATAtgcagtgaaaaaaataaataagtgatgaaatatattaataatacattaaacaaataaataccaCAAGAAAGAAAGATCAACTCAGTTATTTctgttcagtggtggaaagcatctaagtacatttactcaagtattgtacttaagtacaattttgaggtacttttactttacttgagtatttccattttatgctactttgcagttcagagggaaatattgtacttcttactccactacatttatctgacagctcgagttaccagttactttacagattggTTTATGATACTGTGCTAAAGATTAGactatccaacagtatataaagtagttcaaatatgctccaccaccaccagctgtaacattaaaatgctgcttatatattaatgcatcagtaatagtATTCCcctaatatgatatatataataaaacaactCTTTGAAAGGGAGCATTCTGcccaacaagtacttttactttaatactttaagtacattttgctgttaatactttttgtacttttacttaagtgaaatcttgaataaaagtacaaaacttTTGTAACAATTAAGTAAACAATATGTAAACAatatgagtacttcttccaccgctgtttCACTGAGTACAGTAacttactaactaactaactactaCTGAGCTGTATTTTCTGATGAAGGATAGTGTCACCCATGAGGACCTTGCTCTTGTACTCCTTGGCCGCTGGGTCGACGTTGGCAATCATGGTTGTAGCGTTGGCCACGAGGACAGTGTACATCAGACAGCCGGACACCATACTGACCATGACGATCCACATTTCAACATAATCTGGAGAACAAGACACCGACACACCAGCTTGTTTCATGTGAAATGGTGGGTATTTATATCTGAGGGAGAATGTGATACGCCTGTGCTTTTTTTAGGGCTGGATAAAAGAAAATCTATAATTCTCACTTGTTGGTGCATCCATGGAGCCATAAGAGAGAGCAATCATCTGGGAGAGAGCTCGGAAAACTCCCCAAGAGTACTTCACGATCACTGTGGCAttctggaaaacattttttcatcatAAGTGATCTGGAGCttcacaacaacaataacaatacattttcccAGGAATTTAAACTACAGCATGTGGTATAGATGTTTAAGGCACCActaactgtatttttaaaatatgcccTACAACAATTTCACACTGCTAACAGGCAAACTACTGgtgatacattttacattactgaATACGTTATAGGTTTTCCCCCTAAAAATTGCTTAGAGTCTGTGGTGGAAGCTGAAACTAAGAGAATGTTAGGTatctttgcttgaaaaattacttcgAAAATCGTTTACTAAAATAGTTGACTAGATTAATTTTCTACACGTCATTCACAACACCTCATCAACAACCATCATCATTCACACTCAGTTTGTTTAGATTTAGAGTTGTCTAAAGGTTTGTGAAATAAGTTTCACCATCAGGTTTTCTTTCCGGACCCAGCAGTCAGTGGGAAACTCCTCCAGCATGGGGACAAAGTACTGGATGCAGCCGTTCCAGTGACACAGCAGGAAAATCATCATGAACAAAGATAAGATGCGGAAGAACAGGCGGACCACCTCCAAGTTCGCATTTGACACCTGTCAGAAAAGAGATGACAAGAAAGCATGTGACTTGGCATTTGGTAagcaaatcacacacactgcaggacgTCCTGGTAGCTTGGTTGGCTGAGATGTGCGCCATATTACAGCAGCATACTGGGTCCGGTCTCGGATCAGCCATGTCCTCTCCCAagcctatactgtatataaacagtATATAGTCACTCACTCACCAGCACACTGCTGCGTCAGCAACATCAAAACTCCCACTAGGAATAGAGAACGACCTCAAAACAATGCAACAATGTTAACAGCTCTGGTGATCAAAGTTGAGTACAATATGGATAGAGTTATATTGGCGGCTGTGACTTAGTGGtggagcgggtcgtccactaatcagaAAATCGGCTgttcgatccccggctcccCCCAGCctgcatgtcgaagtgtccttgggcaagatactgataCTACCCAAATGGCTCCCGAAGGCTGTGgcattggtgtgtgagtgtgtgtctgaatgagcATTAGTTATTCTTTCTGACAAGCAGTTGGCACCTCACATGACAGCTTCTGCCATcggtgcatgaatgtgtgtgtgaatgggtgaatgttgacatgtagtgtaaagcgctttgagtagtcggaagactagaaaggcgctatataaatgcagtaatAAAACAGAGATATTGCACCCAACTACCACAACAtacaagaaaatacagaaaagcacacCTCCAAAACTCTGGTTGAGACATTAATACAAAACCTTCAACACCAGTTTTAATAAATGGTGAAGCACTTGACTTTGGGAAGAACTTCACTTATTTAGACAGCCTTATCAGCAAGAACAGCGGGACATAAAAGGACATCAATGCAAGATTGGGGAAAGCCCACAACATCTGGAAGTCCAAGCAATGCAGCCTAAAAACAAAGGGTCATCTATATGACAGCAACGTCAAGTATGTACAGTTCCAGGTTGTAATAAACTACAATGAATGCCTGTGAAGGTTATGTGGCATCTTCTAGCCTAACAAGACCACAACCTTGGAATTATACAGAAAAACCAAAAGCAAGAACATCATTACTAAAATATGGCCGAGGCGACTGTGATGGCTGAACTACTCTATTCGAATGGAGGCAAATCGCATCCCAAAGGTTGTGCTGAGATGGACTCCTCAAAGCAAAAGAAAACCTGGAAGACAAAAACCGACCTGGCACAGAACTGTGACGGACGAGCTAGCCAAGATTAACTTAACTTGGGGGGAGGCTCAACGTGTTGCCAGGGATAAGGAACGATGCAGGGAGCTCACTGTTGCCCTTATGTCCCACAAGGGATGATTCGTTAAGTAAACatatttgtctgtgtgaaattaataaatcaGTGAggatataaaacatttatttaaattttccaAAGCGAGAGGGTCCAGTAACCACCACTACACCAAAACATACACCAGAAACCATTTATTTCAGCCACTAGTAGCCGATTAAAGGCTTGGAGTTACACATAAATTCCAGACAACATACACTATGCATTATCAAGATTTGTTCCAAGATATATTGTGTTTCATTATGAGATTACTATGGACATCATCAAAGTAAGTTTGAGATGTCCTTTCCAGACCTCTGATGTTTGAGCCCAATGTTTGGGTACGTGCAATTAGAAAAAGGCAAACTctattaaaaattataaatacattgtTGAACATGGAGCAATGTGTCAGCTCTTGTTTCACAAATGACATTGTAAGCGTTCAAAGTCGGATTTTCCATTGGAGCCAGGTCTGGTAAGCTATCTGCAGGTAGGAGAAAGGTTGATTGAATTTCAAACATGAGCTTTGAAGACTGTCTGGCTGTCTGAACTTACTTTCTCCACTTCGTTGAAGAACCTGACCAATCTGGACACTCGAGCCAGTCTGATCAAGCTGAGGATCCGCACAAACATTAGTATCCTCATCATCTTGTTGGTCTTGGAGGGGTTGTCATCGTTATGGTATTGTAAGTCCTGGGATAATAAAATACAGATGCTCAATTATCAATGGTATGCTTCttgtttaattgattttatttcattaattcatattttattatcattgaaTTTACCTTTCAAATCAtcttatgtgtttattttattgccttTTCCTTAGTATTTATTGTCTGTAAAACACCTTCTTAATGGTCTGAGGGCCTCCATAAGTTTCTAATTTTAAACCATGACCAAATAATGTAAAACTAAGTGCATACTGACAGAACTGACAAATACTGCAGCATGCTGTTGGCTGTTTGCTGCTTCAACAGTCTATTTATTATTACCGCAAACAGCAGTATGTAGCCAATTGGGAAAGCAGCTATAACGTCCGGTATGAACCATGTCCTCAGGTAACTGACTCGGATCCGCTTGATATCCAGAATAGCTTCCTGTGAAAGAGAACAAAGCAGCAGATTGAGCAGATGGATGAAGATGCTGTGCAGCACGTGCCACGATCACATGTATAATTTAACACTTGAACTGAACCAATATTTTGGGAGTTTGTCTAAAATTAAGAGAGACAGTGGTGTCAAATGAGATTAGCAGTGTGCTCAAAGAAAATGAACATTAATATGACGGTGTCGTTGAATTGTTGCTAAAGCACATACATGAATATTTCAAACAGGCAGAAACCGACTGAGAATAAATATGGCAAAACCAGATGCTCGTGCGGTCCAGAGTAAACACCACAGACAGGAAAAACACCACAGATGGGCCATTTGTGATTGGCAAGATAGAAGTCACAAAGCATGAGCAGATGAAAATAAACAGGATATAGTCTCTGCATAATACTTAATTGGAAATGTTATACTTCTCATTTATCCAATACATCATAATCCTTGTTATAAAATCAAACAGCAGGTGCCAATTTCGCCCATGTCCAGGAGCTGAGGGGGGGGGGAGGTTTGTTAATCTAGCCTTTCGTGTATTGAGTAGATTACAGATGGGGCAGAGATGGATTGTATGTGCTTGCGCAGGGATTATAGTCTTCCAGATTGTGTCTGAAAATAGAGTACAGCCACTCTCACCTCGCCGTCCTCTGCTATGATGCCCATTCGGAAATTCAGAGCCACGTCTATCAGGAACAACGTGTCTGAAAACACGTTAAATCCTTCCCATGCCAGCCCGCTGTTTCCGTCCAGAAACGCTATCTCCATGGGAATCCCAATCAGGTTCAGAAATGTGATGGCCATCATGCACATGATGTAGTAACTCCTACAGAAAAAGATCACAAAAACATATGTGAGCATGACGTTTGAGTGGGCCTTAGATCTTGTTTCCCATGTAGGTTTTTAGTGGAAAGTCTCAGTTCATTTGCCAAAAGGACTCATTAGACAGTCATGCTGCAGCCGGTAAGGCAAGCTGATTTATGCACACTAAATACTCTGATACTGTAACTGCACATCTCCTCAGCCAGGGTTCGATTGCCAGGCTCAAATAACTCTGCTCTCTGATCCCAATTGTTTCATTCCCTCTCTGTTTTCACTCTATCTGATCACCTTACTAACTAATAATAACTGCACGGATAATGCAAAACCAGCCATCTGTGTAAACATGTTCCTAAAAGATCcacctgtttttttccttctaatCCTCCAGGATCATCTTGAAAATAACTTCACAAAACTAGAATTTCTTGAGTGATACTGATTATCAACCTTCAGTTGTTCTTTTAGGTTActtgttttgctttaatgttTACTTGCTCTCTACATTTTATACTAATTATGCTGTATCTCTTTCTCcgtttttgttttcacatttgtaaTGTGATTTCTAACATGCTTTCAGAAGTGCAACACAAATCATTCAATCAAAATCAATTATTGAATTGTTGACTAATGCTTAATACTAATTAGTAATGCATTATGGAAATAATATGGAAtggagctgcaactaatgattattttcattattgattaatctgcagattattttctcaattaatcaattaatctatgaaatgtcagaaaatattgaaaattgtCCCACACAATTTTGCAAAACctataaatatttagtttactgcagaaaaagacaaagaaaaacagcaaatctgtAACTTGATTAACTGGAACTAGaagtgttttggattttttgatcagttatcaaaatagttgcagatgattttttcaattaatccactaatcatttcagctctaatatgGAGAAAAATAAACGAGATACGATAGTACTTCATTAATCCCTGAAGCAAAATGAAGCAAGTAATCACCTACAAAAACTTACAGAAACTACACAAGTTTTAAAGGAACGGTCACACTAAAAGTGGAGGTGGTGCCTCTGTACAGGACTGGCCTGAATCtatcaaatatattaaatacCTCATGAGGCTGAACGGGTGGATGACAAAGACTCCACTCTGCAGCTGTCGCATGCACTCCTTTTCCACGGCCATTTCGCTGCCGTACACGTAAAGGGACTGTCTGTTCAGCTGCGGGAGAAGCAGGGCTCTCCATCCACAGGTGGCTGTGGTGCATCCCACGGCGGGACCTTTTAGTTTCTCCATGGCCCGACTTCGGTCCCCTCATCAGCCGAACGCACAGGCcatcctccctctgctgctgatgctgctgctgctgctgcctcctcctcttctcagGACAAGTGGAGTCTGACTCTACCAGTCCTGACCTCCCCTCTTGGTCACAAGGTAATTTTCCATGAAGGCTCCCAACCTCAGGGCTTATTGAAGCTGTGTGGAACGATGTGAGTGGATACCCGCCTTtctgctccctccctccctctccgtctgcctctctctatttctgcccccaccccaccccaccccagcccttcacttcttttctttttctcccagCTCATCAACTATTCAGTATCTGTGTCTCATCTCCACATGAATCAAGCCATGTCAAGAGGGTAAGGTCCAGCTCACATTAATACTGAAGACaatggcatgtgtgtgtgtgtgtgtgtgtgtggaggagatcacaattatgttttttgtcatgTGAACTAGACATCTGGCAGCGTGTGCAGGAACAAGTTCAGTCCTGGCCATCTTTACCAGGGATGTAATTAAACACTGTACTGTGTTACCTGATACTGTACATATGCTTGCAGCTCTGAGCCAactcctgttttgtttgtttgcacatttcacatcagtaacaaaacaaaacagaagctgaaatatttcatttcaaggaTTACAAAGTAGAAGATAGGGATTTTATTCAACTGGATcgttttacattgttttggaAGGTTGGTAGGATTGCAGcaaagtttgaaaaattaaaaaaataaatgatattaCAGGATGTAGCAGCACAGTGGGATTAACTGAGGAATCATATCAGTGGGTAAGGTGAATTACTGGCAGCTTAGTGCATGAGATGCGTCTAATAATGTGAGGGACATTTAATGAgataactgttttttttctttcatctttggACCATTTTTCCCGTGAGAGGTACAGGAAACACTAGAAGTGGTTTCATGGAAGAAAGAAGACAGCTTTTCCTACTTATATATAGATCAAGTCCACTGGCAGGGTGACGTCTTTTTTGTTCAGAGTTTGAGGTCGGATGAATTGGTGTTGGAAAAGATGTgctttattctattttttgtgAGCCCTGTCCAGGTGCTCACTGTCTCTTGACCTGATGTGTGTTCTGAAATAGGCTTCAGCCTCTTGTGACCATGAACAGGATAAAGCTGTTTAGAAAATTGTTGGATGTCATACCTATATCTTTTAGTAACTTTTAAATGTTAAGACTTAAATCCAAGgtatatttttcaaattatatttaaaaatcagatcTGGCTGAGTGAAAGTGGACTGTGAGGGCCGACTTTGGGCCAGACCAACTTTGCTAACAATAAAGTCTTCAAAACAGGttgacaaaaatgacaaaataggttgtttttcattgccttccaaaacaacCCATATGATCGTTTCAAAAACTATTCATATGAGTATTTTCTGAGCTGCTACCGATATGATTAAGGTCTGGTTAAGTATAAGAAACTAAAAGTATTTGGTTAAGGTCagagaaagattgtggtcatggttaaaagaaaccaatatCGACTGGAGACAGGATGCAAACCATGGTCTTGGGTCAGACACTTTGACACGCTGCTTCTGTCTTGGCTTCTGTCATTACTCGCGTGACCACAAGAGGTTGCATGtcaggaaaacataaacataggtAAGTGTTTGAACAAACGATCAATGCTGTCGAAAAGACAGTCTACCCTTGAGTACCCTAAAAAGTAGCTGCATGTTTCAGTTACTTTCGCGGACTCAATATTGGACCTCTCTAAAGGGTCTCGGCGTCATTACCACCCCACAGCTCACCCTCTTATAGGGGGCTTTCAGACTGACAATTGCTACCCAGCAAAATAACAGACGTGTCTGTGTTGGAGTGGACGGGTCTTTTGCCTTTGTTGTTTCAAAAAACATTGGTTATCGCAATCCACTGTCAGATGAAGCTACAGTGCGATCCAGTAAAAGTTTGATTAGGTTTTTTCTGGAGCAGTGGCTtccattgttttgtgtgttggtATGTGACAAGTTCTCTGTTCCAACAAAGGACAAGGTTTATTACACAGTACATGGGCGAATATTTAGTCGCTGCACAGCAAAAACAGATCAAAGAAAGATAGACAACGAGTACTTACACCTCTGATTTCCTAGATGCTGCTGTAGGCTTTGTGCACACAGAGGGTCAGGACATGTAGGACTGTGGTCCTACACCGCTCCTCCTTCAGGGGGAAGATTTCTACAGGGAACACCAAAACAAAGATATACTTCAGATAAAACAGAGTGAATTAAAGGGTATTTCAATGCCTCTTgtatattttgcatttgtttttttgttttttaagtgcGACACTATATGGATTCTAATCCTGTGGAAAGCACAGCAAAGACTGCAGCAAAGTGTGTTTCATATGGAGGTGCATATCTATCACACAGTACAGAGCAAATGAACAATATGCTTACTTGCTCATTTATCTAGCACACAGCTGGCCCTTAAACTAGAATAAGTGAGTCAGTGCTTCTGCTTACGCACTGCTTTGCTGTGCTGACGCACTGTAAACCCAGCAGAcatatgaaaacaaacacatacctTCAGTATTGTAggacagaaaatgaacatttttcatattaCAAAACTCCCAAGCCACTGTATTGTATAATCTACCCACCAGCAACAACATTTTATAGCATAGAATATGATCTCTGCCAAAGTAGCTGATAGTGTAGAAAAACAGCAATAATTCTGtgtggtggctaatgttagatTTTCAACTCATAcagttctttattttttaattatcaatACAAAGTATAGGCACttgtacatgtacacattttgatatttcacaGGAACACACGACAGTGTGGTGTTGAATCAATTATCTTAATTGTTTAGTCAACAAAACATTGACAACGACTttgataataaattaatcatttaagtcatttattaagcaaaaatgctaaacactgtctggtttcagcttctcaaatgtgaggatttgctgcttttctctgttttatatcattgtaaaccaAATTTCTTTGGGGtctggactgttggttagacaaaacaagcacgGTAAAGACATTACATTGTGCTTTGGGAAATTGGGatgatttgtcattttatagactaaataattaatcagaAAAAATAATGGACATATTAAATGCTGTAAATAATACGCATCAAATTTTGATTAGGTTGCGGCCTTGTCACAGTGATCTTATTATCCTAGCGTACTGACCTGTGTAATACCCAGTGGACAGGTTGGAAAGTTATCAATATTACTGTGGTACTGCTTGAACACCTTTCcaaaacataatataaaagGAAGCTAGAAATATCAAtagttctgtatttttgttgttaacACTTGTGGATTATGAAATACTGACACAGCATTATATTTATAGCACTTCCTCAATGACTAAGACATAAATTAACACACTAAAACACTGAACAGTTAAATAACGCAGTATTTTTACAACCCACCTCCAAAGTCGTACCAGCGCCTGCCTCCATCAGGACGGACTCAGCCTTCATCATGAGCTGCCGTGGCCGCTGAAGATCATGTGCCCACTGGCAGACAATGATGTCACTGTGCAAGAAAATTTCATACTTTCTGAgggtgatgatggtgttgaTGAAGCTGATGTCTTGAATCTCAAACGTAAACCACACTTGTTGCAAGACAATGTGGCAATTTCCTCCAAAACAGaatcaaatagaaaaaaaggaggTTTAGCATatgtttaatcatttatcaCTTTGTACTTGAACCTAAGACAGATTTGAAGACAGTACTCAACGTGACCTTGTAGCAGGTTTGGTAGTAGCTGTTGATGCGATAACGCAGTATTGGGAAGCTTCAATGGACCTGTGATGCAAATTCTGCTGAAGCCCAACAGGGAAGCGAGCAAGACATTCAGTTCATTTGGCAGTTTAAAACAGGTATATCTGAATTTTTATATTATGATACGTGATTAATGGTGCAGTAGCAGCAACTTCATCATTTTTGAGCAGCAGAATGATGAATTTTCATTGTATAAATTTTTTATAGGTCAGGGAAAGTTTGGGATTtgcggctgtgtgtgtgtgtgtgtgtgtgtgtgtgtgtgtgtgtgtgtactggctgGGTAGGAGTGGAAGTGAGCAGCTGAATAGATACTTTAGAAAGATGATAATCTCATGTTTTATGCAAATCAAGTGTGactgttttgtttaaaatgatagGAAGTTGGttactgttgagttttttagttttgaggcaaaaaaaacaaaaaacaggaacatGTGGTGTCACAGGCCTGACCGTtaaccttttaaaaaatgttttaatcactCAATTGTAATTGAGAAAAAAAGGTTATATACAATAAATGACTTTCACTGTAATGTGGCTTTTTTGGCTGCAACcagtcttttttgttttaataataggTCTTAcacttttacatatttttgcaatataaaatattacatttctatATTTTGATGGCTAAATGTTATGACAATTCTGTAAATCCCAACCTAGTTTGCTACCTTTTCCTACAGGAATGCAATGTCTCTTGCACATATGAAGCTGTCTTGACACATAATTAACTCATGTAAACCCTTaatatatgtttttcattttattagtcatttttgtttattttatttgtattgataatttttcttttaaatgttattttgtgttaagTTATTTGTTCAACTGCAAATCTTTTATGGTAATTCCTGGTATTGTGTAATGTCAAGCTTTTGTTAAAATAACTGCACTAGTTTGTTACTGTGTGTATTCTAACTTATAGAATAGTTATATATAATTTACCACCACTTTATTCAAAATAAGGTCACTTCTTTTTTAAGGTTTTTGCAAatttaaatgtctttgtgtgtttgttttcaaggtcaaaaataaacttaacaAAACACCATTTATCAAGTCTAGAATAGAGAAAAATACCACAATACTCTTTTAACAAACTTACTGTTCATTCATAGATGCTCTGGTCACTGTATTTGTCGCGGTAACGTGTTCGCTTTCTTGTAAATTGTTTCCTTCTCTTCCCGCCTTTGCTACAAAATACTACATATCCCAGAAGTCTCCCTTGACGCTTGTAATCACGTGACTTGGTATAAAAAGCGAACACGTGATCTTGTTCTCTCCGTGTTAGTTTCCTGGTGAAGGTGAAGCGTCCGCTAGCGTTTACCACCGGCCTCCATACGAAGTAAGTTACGTAACATAGATTAGCCTCTGCATTGGTCAACAGGTGTTTTAAGTAGTGCATTACGTTTTCTGTCACTTTAATCGTGTGCTTTATCTGCCATGATACAGGTAACAAGCGTCTATGGGAAAGTTTTTATGGCAAATTTTAATGTCATCACAGTTAGCTAACTTTGTGTTAGCCGGCATGAGCCTTATGCAATGGCTCCTAACCGTTAACTAAAGCTAACAACACACCGAAGCACATGGTGGTCCTATTCAGCGTTTTTCCGCCACTCTCACATGTTAAAgactcaaatatttcaaaattaaaatctCGTCATGTAGTGACCTTTTTATGTAgtgcatgatgtgtgtgtgccgACCAGTTCAtgcttagctaacgttacatcaGCCCAACCCCTTCAGTGTCACTGTCTGGgtataatactataataatatcattatcCGCATATCTGTCGGCTattaacgattaatcaattagttttTAAACTTCAACACTGAAGCAATTTGATAACAATTTAGGCTGTCATAAATTCGCATTTTTTACTATagtcagcagattaatcgataatgaaagtaattacAGTTGCAGATGTGTTTGCTAAATAAATGACTTAACTGAAGAGTTTAATTATCTAACTAACGAATTCACCAATAAAAATGAGTCTACTCTAAGATACTAACAGGATAAAAGAAACTTAATCAAAACAGTCTTACAGGTGATTTACTAGTGTACCTAATTCTTCCCCCTCTGCAGGAAAAACTGGTATGCTTGATTGGTATCACTTAAACTTTCCTACATTATATTAGTTTATTACACCAGATTTTTGTTTACTCTGAATTTGTCATGATAAAAAGCACAGGTGGTActattaacattaatgatggccgTTCTACTCAAGTGTTCCAGTGAGACTGAATGCACAACACCAGGACTGAAATTTAAGCAGCTACATGGTTTCAATTCctttacacctgtgattttcctgaaatgtttgttttctgtggaaTAAGGCTTTTTGAATTTGGAAACACCCGTAAATGAACGAGGGCTTGTCTTGTATTCTGGAAAGTGGTAATAAAATGCACTCATCTAGTAAAAGTGTGCCATTGTAGGGCCAACGTCTGCTAGTCAAGTGAATTAAAT
This Siniperca chuatsi isolate FFG_IHB_CAS linkage group LG12, ASM2008510v1, whole genome shotgun sequence DNA region includes the following protein-coding sequences:
- the hcn5 gene encoding potassium/sodium hyperpolarization-activated cyclic nucleotide-gated channel 2; this translates as MEKLKGPAVGCTTATCGWRALLLPQLNRQSLYVYGSEMAVEKECMRQLQSGVFVIHPFSLMRSYYIMCMMAITFLNLIGIPMEIAFLDGNSGLAWEGFNVFSDTLFLIDVALNFRMGIIAEDGEEAILDIKRIRVSYLRTWFIPDVIAAFPIGYILLFADLQYHNDDNPSKTNKMMRILMFVRILSLIRLARVSRLVRFFNEVEKVSNANLEVVRLFFRILSLFMMIFLLCHWNGCIQYFVPMLEEFPTDCWVRKENLMNATVIVKYSWGVFRALSQMIALSYGSMDAPTNYVEMWIVMVSMVSGCLMYTVLVANATTMIANVDPAAKEYKSKMSRLEHYMTFMKLPPELQLRINNYYQARYGGKWFHEKDVMDTVSSALKEQILMVMCSRLLRNVPVFQNRDENFINAVLLKLEYEVFLEGDAIIRQNVPGDRMFFIDHGQVLMETDSYERELCDGDFFGETCVLTKGKHLATVKALTDCQCFSLSWDDFHETLEGFPDVKKDLEKIIQLNSDGGLV